GTTGTTCTTATGTGTTAGTACGCTTCTTAGAAAGAAGAAACAAAGATATTTGCTCGTTTCATAAATTCAATCGGGATTACCCATTTTTAGTTTTCAAGTTGAAGGTGAAAACAGGTGTTTATGGAACAACATGAGGTTCTCCTTATCGGCACTCTGTAGTCTCACAAATTATTCACACGATAAGTAGTTTACAAAGTTTCTTAAACCTGACTATTTCAATTCAATTGACTAGTGTCTTCATATAAACAAGCTCACAAATCATGTAGATTAATGAAACATAAAAAATGACACTTACTAATTATGGACACTTacatattattctaaatttaaaaTTACATAGGATAACATTCTAACTTAATTGGAATTTATCTGCTTTGGAGTTATGATCTGTTTGTCTTTCTGATGGTTGTGCATCCATCTCATTCTTTACAAAGTTGCGCTTCTTTATCATTGTGGATTACAGTTCTTGGATGTTATCAATTAGTTCACAAATTTTCAGTTGTAATTGGGAGTTTTCTTTAAAGATATCACATTAGTATAAAACCATTCTCTCTAAAAAGAGAAAAAACAATCATAAGAGCACAAAACTCAATGGGAATTCTCATGGATACACAAATCTTAAAAATTTGAACAAGCAAATATTATCGATTTATTACATCAAACATTGGAAACGAAAATATGGAATAGTAGATATAATCATATCTATATAAGCATGACACAATTTTTCTATTCCGAATTTTAAGCTAAACTATACAAAATATAGTCAGCTTACCGCAAAAAAGGCacaaaaaatcaaatgttttcttTTTAGCATTCATAATCTCCTATTACGCACGAAAGAAAACAGAAACTTTAAAATATCATCAACCCCCTTGAAGTATTTCTTTCTCCAGCTCTCTCTGACTAAAAGCAACAACACTACTATACTCAAAAATCCTGCTCCATATGACCATCCTAGTCCAATTTGATACCACGGTATTTGCTCTCTCTCCTCGTCATCTTTATTTTCAGGAGAGCTCACAGGACGAGGAGGTGCAAATTTGGGCCAATTGCAGTTCTTTGGAAGTGGGCATCCCTGCAAATTTGGATTTCCAGCATATGATGTATTTTCAAATGTGATCATTTGTCCTCCTTGCGGTATGTTACCTGAGAGGTTGTTGTTGGACAAATTCAAATATGCCAAATAGCTCAAAGATTGAAGCTCTGAAGGAATATTACTTGAAAGCTTGTTTGAAGAAAGGTCCAACGATTCAAGTTGACTCATATCCCCCAAACTATGTGGAATAATTCCATTAAGACTGTTCATGGATAGATTCAGAAACCTCAACCCCTTCAACTTTCCAAGGTCAAGAGGAACATCTCCAGTCAATTGATTGTTGGAGAGATCTATGCTAGTGAGTGTGGAAAGAATATATGTGTAGTATAGTTCTGTACCTTTGGAGGCCATACCCAGTCCACCAAGAGAGGAGGTACGCCTATTACCACCCTCATATGGCAGACTACTCTGCAAAACATAGCCATCCTCTATTGCTGCAGCCATTGCGCGTAAAAATACAATATTGTGTGGAATAGAGCCTGATAAGCTGTTGGACGAAAGGTCTAGGATCTGGAGCTGCTTCAGGTCGCCAAGTTCTGAAAGAATGTTACCCCTGAACTGATTGTCGTTCATCACCAGCACTTGAAGAGATGAAATATTCCCAATTGACTTTGGAAGATGTCCGGAGAATTTGTTGTGCCCAATATCAAGTAGTTGCAAAACTGTATAATTGGTAAATGAGGGAGCGAAGATTCCGCTGAGCTGATTATTTTTAAGTACCAAGTACTCAATGCTAGACGAGAAGATTAACCCTTGGGGCATGCTTCCCTCAAGACTATTACCTCCTAAATTTAAGTCATAAATGCGTGATCCATCCTCAATTAAACACCAAGGAATCATTCCATCCAACATGTTATTTTCAAGATGTAACTGTAACCATAGAGACGAATTGCACAAGCTTGGAGGAATGTTACCGGTAAACAAATTATCATTGAGCATCAATTGAAGAGGAGGCCCCTCAATTAGTTTTGTTAGAGCTGGCCACTCGGAAGGTATATTTCCACTTAATGCATTGCTAGACACATCCAAGATTCCTATCCGAGAATTCGGACCATTTGGAAAAAGCGACCCATGCAGATGGTTCTGTGAGATATTTAGTTCATCAAAGGAAGCAGCCATGGCCCATAGCCAAGAGGGAATTTCTCCAACAAGACCGTTGTCAGCTAATGTCAAGGAATACAACGAGAATTGAGTTGAAATCCATGGTGGAATTTGACCGTCCATCTGACATGACACAAGTTCTAACTCAGAGAGCTGGAAGTTGGGAATCCACGATGTACTAATATTTAGTGTGCTATTGGATAGAGATAAACTCCATAAATTGGTAAGGTTACGGAAAAATTTCTCTGAAATTGTGAGCTCATGGTTTAATGAGAAAGAGAGACGTTTAATAGAGGATGGTAAGCCCCAAGAAGGGGCACTCTCATTAAATCTATTTCCACGGGCATGGAGGTCAGTAAGGGAGGACAGCCCTGCAAATGACAACGGAAGAGTCCCGCTCAATTGGTTGAAGGAAACATCCAAGAACTCAAGCAAAGGGAGATTGCCCCATGTATATGGAATTTGGCCACTCAATCGATTGTCTGAAATTTCGAGAGATctcaaagaagaaagattgttcaAACAAGATGGCAAGCTTCCACTCAGTTGATTCCCTAAAAGACTAATGTTACTCAGATTTGTGAGCATACAAACGCTAAGGGGTATTACCCCACCCAACTCATTGTACTCTATAATTATATCCTCAAGAAAATGGAGATTTCCCAAGCATGAAGGAAGATTACCTATCAATCCCACGTCCGATATCACTATTCCTGTAAGAGAAGGAAATTTGCAGAGGTTGTCAGACATGATTCCTCCTTGTGCACCATAGCCGTTTCGATCTGGCATCCACCTTATCTCCACCACATGGTTCTTGTGCTCGTCGCATTCTATGCCATACCACTCGCAGCAGTCTGTTCCATTCGCCCATTCATAGCCATAGCCCGCGGGGAAAGTTAAGGTGATGTTGAAGGATAGAAGAGCTTCATATTCCTGCGGAGGACACCTGCATAAACAGATATATGTGCTGGCAAAGAGGACGATTAAAAACACAGTACTAGTAGCGAACTTAACTATAGCCAACGCCATTGCAGGAATGATATGTTGTAGACGATTGGAAAGAAAATGCGTATATCGTGTTGTGAGAGCAGAGCATATTAAATAGCAGAAATGAGAGTCATGACGTAGCTGAAAGTGCAGGAAAGCCTTGCAAAACACGGCCTATTTTGAGCTCGAATTACGTTACCGCGTGAAAAAAGTTTCCCGTGACTAAATCAACGTACATGCACCGCCCACTGAAAACGACAAGGGTGCATTCAACACGTATGCATGTATTTACATCATGATACGGACTTGCAGCTGTTTTTCTATGCACCACGTTGTGTCGGTTGAACTAGTACAAGATAAATATTACACTCAAGATAGACCGGGCTAATCCCCCCTTTTGTCATGTCTTTAGATTACTCTGCAGTCTTAGCCTATCAAGCCTCATTAGCCCCTCGGTATAGTTGGCTGAAAGACACAGACAACCAATGCAGGTTCAAACTTCATTCAGGCTGAATAGAGTCAGTTTATTCAGCCGAATTCAGGTGGGCTATGTGCGTTATCGTGCGATTTATAAGATTAGTCTCACCTTGCAAGAGTCGTAGGGACATTTTTGAGATATCCAAAAAGAAAATACCAAGCCTTAGTTGTCCCTCTGTCAATGTGCCATTAAACTTACCATTCTTCAGTTGTCCCTCTCTCAAACTCGTTATCATTTACATGTCTACAACATGATTTTGCACAAAAAATTATgttcacatcaattttgataacaaTACTATTTTAAAAAGTAGATGTTATGAATTGTTGCAATGACTTCATAACTATTGTGAAGACTTTAACAATCATCTTAATAGTTCCATTTAACACAATGGTTTAATGATCACTGCAGTGATTTTGatattatgtttatattttaaaaaatagctTTGTataatataaaagaacaaaaatatatatatattttaccttAATATTCCTGTTATGTAGAAAATTGTGTAGCACCTTATTCTTTAATCTACATACATATTAAGCTCATTTCTATCTCATTTGGCAACTCTTCTCTTGATTATTTAATCCAACTAGCATTCTCAAGCTTGAATTCTTGAACTTGACAAATTTTACTAATGAAATCAGTTACAAAGTTGCTTCCCTTTCACTCTAAATGCTGACATGCCTTTGGTCATCCTaactcgttatctatttcaaatttTTCCATACTTAGATTGGAGAAGTGAATGATTGTGGGTGACTTGTCTTAAGAATATCTCTCATTAGTTCTTTAGTTCTTTGTCTAATTTGATCTAAATTTGTTGGCATGTAATGCATGAGTTGAATAAGCTTTTCCTCCCTCAGCAAGATTATCAAGATCTTTATTTCATGATTAATTGTTAATGGGGTTTACGTTTATTTATCGCTagcttgtaatatttatttatttaatatgtttttgttgtgttcatATGATTCCTTCATGTGTACCAAGTTTCAAAGAGTTTCCAAGCTTCACCTATCGTTTGAAACTCTTATAGATATGTAATTACAAATCAAGGCATTATtcttccatttaaaaaaaaaaaaaaagaacttatAAGTTTCTAAATCTTCCCATTATTTGAGAATTCTTAGAGAG
The nucleotide sequence above comes from Cryptomeria japonica chromosome 11, Sugi_1.0, whole genome shotgun sequence. Encoded proteins:
- the LOC131067243 gene encoding receptor-like protein 7, with product MALAIVKFATSTVFLIVLFASTYICLCRCPPQEYEALLSFNITLTFPAGYGYEWANGTDCCEWYGIECDEHKNHVVEIRWMPDRNGYGAQGGIMSDNLCKFPSLTGIVISDVGLIGNLPSCLGNLHFLEDIIIEYNELGGVIPLSVCMLTNLSNISLLGNQLSGSLPSCLNNLSSLRSLEISDNRLSGQIPYTWGNLPLLEFLDVSFNQLSGTLPLSFAGLSSLTDLHARGNRFNESAPSWGLPSSIKRLSFSLNHELTISEKFFRNLTNLWSLSLSNSTLNISTSWIPNFQLSELELVSCQMDGQIPPWISTQFSLYSLTLADNGLVGEIPSWLWAMAASFDELNISQNHLHGSLFPNGPNSRIGILDVSSNALSGNIPSEWPALTKLIEGPPLQLMLNDNLFTGNIPPSLCNSSLWLQLHLENNMLDGMIPWCLIEDGSRIYDLNLGGNSLEGSMPQGLIFSSSIEYLVLKNNQLSGIFAPSFTNYTVLQLLDIGHNKFSGHLPKSIGNISSLQVLVMNDNQFRGNILSELGDLKQLQILDLSSNSLSGSIPHNIVFLRAMAAAIEDGYVLQSSLPYEGGNRRTSSLGGLGMASKGTELYYTYILSTLTSIDLSNNQLTGDVPLDLGKLKGLRFLNLSMNSLNGIIPHSLGDMSQLESLDLSSNKLSSNIPSELQSLSYLAYLNLSNNNLSGNIPQGGQMITFENTSYAGNPNLQGCPLPKNCNWPKFAPPRPVSSPENKDDEEREQIPWYQIGLGWSYGAGFLSIVVLLLLVRESWRKKYFKGVDDILKFLFSFVRNRRL